A stretch of Lathyrus oleraceus cultivar Zhongwan6 chromosome 6, CAAS_Psat_ZW6_1.0, whole genome shotgun sequence DNA encodes these proteins:
- the LOC127094262 gene encoding secreted RxLR effector protein 161-like, protein MENCNPASTPMEPGTKLSKFDGGERVEAGKYRSLVGSLRYLTCTRPDISLSVGIVSRFMEEPVYTHWKALKRILRYIQGTVSLGMFYSNSEKYKLVGYSDSDWCGDIDDRKSTSGYVFFMGNTAFTWLSKKQPIVTLSTCEAEYVAASWCVCHAIWLRRLMSKMELEQKDATIIQVDNKSAIELAKNPVNHERSKHIDVRFHFIREHVKEGNVELKHVASKDQAADIFTKPLSKEIFDRGKKLIGMMKRRNI, encoded by the coding sequence ATGGAAAACTGTAATCCGGCTTCGACGCCAATGGAACCAGGAACAAAATTGTCGAAATTTGATGGAGGAGAACGTGTCGAAGCAGGCAAATATCGAAGTTTGGTAGGAAGTCTTCGCTATCTCACATGTACAAGACCAGATATCTCATTAAGTGTAGGCATTGTAAGTCGATTCATGGAGGAGCCAGTTTACACACATTGGAAGGCATTGAAGCGAATTCTGAGGTACATCCAAGGAACAGTGTCACTTGGGATGTTTTACTCGAATTCAGAGAAATACAAGTTGGTTGGTTACTCTGACAGTGATTGGTGCGGAGACATAGATGatcgaaaaagcacttctggataTGTGTTTTTCATGGGAAATACTGCATTCACTTGGCTCTCTAAAAAGCAGCCAATAGTAACTCTTTCGACATGTGAAGCAGAATATGTAGCAGCATCCTGGTGCGTTTGTCATGCAATATGGCTCAGAAGATTGATGAGTAAAATGGAGCTAGAACAGAAAGATGCAACAATAATACAAGTTGACAACAAGTCAGCAATTGAGTTAGCAAAGAATCCAGTAAACCATGAAAGGAGCAAACACATTGACGTTCGTTTCCACTTCATTCGAGAACACGTGAAGGAAGGAAATGTCGAATTGAAGCATGTAGCAAGTAAGGACCAAGCAGCagacattttcacaaaaccatTATCAAAAGAAATCTTCGACAGAGGCAAGAAATTGATAGGGATGATGAAGAGAAGAAACATTTAA